A region of Lycium barbarum isolate Lr01 chromosome 3, ASM1917538v2, whole genome shotgun sequence DNA encodes the following proteins:
- the LOC132630943 gene encoding uncharacterized protein LOC132630943, which translates to MCIDYKQLIKVTIKNKCPLPRMDDLFDQLQGAKCFSKTHWRSGYHEVSLSSGQGQRERYSEYSIQGHELHQLASLGVQLLGSGDAGITVQDTVTLSLVDEVQEHQYEDPTLIQYRETAPQKEKSLFEITRDGVLRYRGRLCVPDVVELRQ; encoded by the coding sequence atgtgtatcgactataagCAGCTGattaaagtgacgattaagaacaagtgtCCACTTCCGAGGatggatgatttatttgatcagttgcagggtgccaaatgcttCTCGAAGACACACTGGAGGTCAGGTTATCATGAGGTTAGTTTATCATCAGGTCAGGGTCAGAGAGAAAGATATTCTGAATATAGCATTCAGGGTCATGAGCTTCACcagttagccagcctaggagttcaatTACTGGGCTCAGGCGATGCAGGGATTACAGTTCAAGATACAGTGACATTATCCTTAGTAGATGAGGTTCAGGaacaccagtatgaggatcctaccttgattcagtacagagagaCAGCTCCGCAGAAAGAAAAGTCACTATTCGAGATCACTAGAGATGGAGTCCtgagatatcgaggtagattgtgtgttcccgatgttgtaGAGTTACGCCAGTAG